TCACACTTAGCAGCCCTACATAGCCACCTTCGCAGTCACAAAACCAGGCCAAATTCACAGTCGATGGGTACAGAGGGAGATTGGCTTTCCTCTGAGCCACTGACAGGGCTAGACTCTCAACAAGGCTTTGTACATTCTCAGGGTCAGGAGAGTGGTGCAACAACCCCAATTTCAATGCCTGGTAATCTTGGTGATGCAGCACACTTTGTCCCAGATGGTTCCCATAACAGTGGCCTGGATTCACTGGAATTCCATGACCGATTTGACGGCTCCCTTGCTCAAAGCAGTTCTGGTCATTCCCCTCTTCCCCAAAACCATCGTCAAGCAAATAATGTCAACCAAGGGAGTATGACTAATGGTTACATGGGTAACATGAGCTTCCATAGTCCTGGTGGTGCTTCTCTGCCAGCTGGCAGTGCTAACCTCAAAGAAAGTTCTCGTCACAGACGTGGTCATGACCAGATGTCATTTGCAGGTGCACAAAACAACTCACAGGGCAACAATAAGAGAATGAATaacaaaaatgatgatgatgatgatgatggagaggTTTATCAGTGCACGGCCTGCGGAAACCATTATGCCAGTCTGAGGGCACTTCGTAGCCACCTACGAAGCCATGGGGTTAACCAGGGGGCAGGGCCCTCCTCTGCCCTCACTTCAGTTGGTGACCAAGAGTGGAGGAGGCGACAAGAGGGTAGTACAGCCAGTCTTTCGATCTGTAGCACCTGTGGCCAGAGCTTCAGCAGAAAGCAGGACTTGCTGAATCACCAGCTAGTCCATGGACATGCTCGGCCAGATGGATCTACACAGGGCTTGGGTGGCAGTAGCTCTAATTCTAATGGCAAAATGGATGGAAGGAACCACATTTGCGTTGACTGTGGCATGTTCTTTGCAGATCGCCATCACCTGATCACTCACCTGTGTCCAGGCAAGGCGAGATCGGGGGCATTGAACAAGGGTATGAATGGAGCTAAAGGGATGACGGGTGGTGCTGGTACCAGTGGCAGCGGAGGCCCTGTAAACCCTCAGCAGATGTCAGGCTCTGTTGATCGGCCCCACAGGTGCGACCAGTGTGGAAGGAGTTACAGACACCCCTGCTCCCTGCTCAACCATAAGAAATCTCACAAGACTGGGGTCTTCCGCTGCCTTGTCTGCCAAAAACGCTACTACAACCTACTGGCTCTCAAGAACCACCAGAGGACTCATTTTGACTTAAAGAGGTTAGCCAGCATTGCATGTGCCCTATTATACTCTAACTGTTTAGATCTCTTTGCATACTTTGAATGCTTATGTATTATCATGAGTTCCCCACTCATGTGATTACTCAGGTCATCACTGAATGAATAGATTTTAATGAAATGTTGAGTGTCAAGGCAGTGTGCAAtggtgattgtttttgttttttattagagATGACGAGGGCAACAAACATAACTCATACTGATATACACGCATACACGCAGTTGAGTCTGAAATTCATAATGTCTGTACCCCATTTGAGCATTGTGTAGTCATCTTTGTATATGTAAGGGGATCGTCCCtctttctgtttctttctttttatggAAGTGTGTTTTAGCTTTCttatctgtttgtttttgtgtgttttatctgTTCACAGACACAAGTGTGAGGAGTGTGGGAAGGCCTTCAAGATTCAGAAGCAGTTAATAAATCATCTACGCCTGCACGAAGAGCACAGAGCAAAGACTGGAGAGCGAGACCAAAGAGTTCAAAGCATGTCTCATCCCAATGGAGCCCACTATGAAGGAGGCCCTTCGCAGCTTCAAGCTATGAGGATGGGTGAACCCAAAATGCAGAATCCTCCCATGAACACCAATTATGGTCAACCTCAAGATTTCAAAAAACCATACGCAGGGGCGAGGGCACAGCAGATTGATGATGGCAGCGGTCGCCGCCCCTTTGCTTGCGATCAGTGTGGACGTACTTACCGTCATGCTGGCAGTCTGGCCAATCATAAGAACCTTCATAAGATCGGCGAATACCACTGCAACGTGTGCAACTCCACTTATCCAAATCGACTGGCAATGAAGAATCACCTTCGAATGCATTTCGCTCTTAAGAAATTTACCTGCACTGAATGTGGAAGGGGCTTCAGGAACCAGAGGCAGCTTGAAACGCACACCAGCAACCAGCTCTGCAAAGATATTCCTGTTCCTCTTCCTGGTACTAGCATTCAGACTGCTCCTCCTCCACCAGAATATGAATGCGATGGGTGCTCTCAAGTCTTTCATGCAACCACAGATCTGGCCTCACATAACTGCAGTGCACAGCTTCCTTCGTCTTCTGCCTCCCTCAACAGCTCTAATATGAGCATGGATGCAGGTGACCTGGGATCTCCAGAGCGTGAAGAACGTCCTTTTGCCTGTGACCTTTGCGGCTGCTCATACAAGCATGCTAGCAGTCTGCTCAaccacaaaaatacacacaaaattgGCAACTTCAACTGCTCCTATTGTGACAAGCCGTACACCAACTACATGGCCCTCCGCAACCACATGCGTATCCACACGCAGAAGAAGCGGCATATCTGCACAACCTGCGGAAAGGCTTTCCGACTGGCCCGCTTCCTTCGGAACCACCAGAGAGTCCACGAGGAGGGACACACCCGATTTGGCTGCCCCACCTGTGGGAAGAGCTTCCAGGGTCGTTCTGGGCTGGCCAGGCACCGCTGCGGTGACAACCAGGTAGGCAAGGAGGGCATGAGGAAGGACACTTCAAGCACAAGAGAGGGAGAGGATTACCGGTTCACGTGAGTTTACGTCTGTTGTTCGTGATTTTTGAAGTGAACTAGTAAAGATCACAGGTTTCTACATGTCTATTACAGGTAT
This DNA window, taken from Danio aesculapii chromosome 19, fDanAes4.1, whole genome shotgun sequence, encodes the following:
- the si:dkey-89b17.4 gene encoding zinc finger protein 646 isoform X2, encoding MAMHDMNRAKGFPCKECDIICPSTPSLLEHMKAHYHQEENGRFECEQCGRIFKHASSLASHKKTHEMGSFQCPVCTRTLPNAVALKNHLRIHTLSPSAQAEEENEDNVDEDRDYNLAQDLSDAAFRSHINNSGMMPGHDHDKLKPPGSEDAWDRPFKCDQCDRTYRHHGSLVNHKKSHQEGTYKCSVCYKQFSNLAALNAHERTHSKFKPPGMSMGVLVNEAPSDPRPLGSHNDDMAPSYCHLCQLALPNKNDFQEHLLLHNAASSSLGLTRSFPGIVPHNLSSVRSPAVNPYTPALGDPLPLPPLPDKRYDPMLGPAVNNAIYTCAYCGTGQPDLDSLKIHYLTHDPHTTAHAQDAPSILNSVGLASNSQPSISTSNGETRSQGQSSSIDDADRRFKCQECGKSYRHAGSLVNHKRSHQTGNYQCTVCCKQYSHLAALHSHLRSHKTRPNSQSMGTEGDWLSSEPLTGLDSQQGFVHSQGQESGATTPISMPGNLGDAAHFVPDGSHNSGLDSLEFHDRFDGSLAQSSSGHSPLPQNHRQANNVNQGSMTNGYMGNMSFHSPGGASLPAGSANLKESSRHRRGHDQMSFAGAQNNSQGNNKRMNNKNDDDDDDGEVYQCTACGNHYASLRALRSHLRSHGVNQGAGPSSALTSVGDQEWRRRQEGSTASLSICSTCGQSFSRKQDLLNHQLVHGHARPDGSTQGLGGSSSNSNGKMDGRNHICVDCGMFFADRHHLITHLCPGKARSGALNKGMNGAKGMTGGAGTSGSGGPVNPQQMSGSVDRPHRCDQCGRSYRHPCSLLNHKKSHKTGVFRCLVCQKRYYNLLALKNHQRTHFDLKRHKCEECGKAFKIQKQLINHLRLHEEHRAKTGERDQRVQSMSHPNGAHYEGGPSQLQAMRMGEPKMQNPPMNTNYGQPQDFKKPYAGARAQQIDDGSGRRPFACDQCGRTYRHAGSLANHKNLHKIGEYHCNVCNSTYPNRLAMKNHLRMHFALKKFTCTECGRGFRNQRQLETHTSNQLCKDIPVPLPGTSIQTAPPPPEYECDGCSQVFHATTDLASHNCSAQLPSSSASLNSSNMSMDAGDLGSPEREERPFACDLCGCSYKHASSLLNHKNTHKIGNFNCSYCDKPYTNYMALRNHMRIHTQKKRHICTTCGKAFRLARFLRNHQRVHEEGHTRFGCPTCGKSFQGRSGLARHRCGDNQVGKEGMRKDTSSTREGEDYRFTYMISNPASSGPYACRNLDFSEVWTV
- the si:dkey-89b17.4 gene encoding zinc finger protein 646 isoform X1 codes for the protein MAMHDMNRAKGFPCKECDIICPSTPSLLEHMKAHYHQEENGRFECEQCGRIFKHASSLASHKKTHEMGSFQCPVCTRTLPNAVALKNHLRIHTLSPSAQAEEENEDNVDEDRDYNLAQDLSDAAFRSHINNSGMMPGHDHDKLKPPGSEDAWDRPFKCDQCDRTYRHHGSLVNHKKSHQEGTYKCSVCYKQFSNLAALNAHERTHSKFKPPGMSMGVLVNEAPSDPRPLGSHNDDMAPSYCHLCQLALPNKNDFQEHLLLHNAASSSLGLTRSFPGIVPHNLSSVRSPAVNPYTPALGDPLPLPPLPDKRYDPMLGPAVNNAIYTCAYCGTGQPDLDSLKIHYLTHDPHTTAHAQDAPSILNSVGLASNSQPSISTSNGETRSQGQSSSIDDADRRFKCQECGKSYRHAGSLVNHKRSHQTGNYQCTVCCKQYSHLAALHSHLRSHKTRPNSQSMGTEGDWLSSEPLTGLDSQQGFVHSQGQESGATTPISMPGNLGDAAHFVPDGSHNSGLDSLEFHDRFDGSLAQSSSGHSPLPQNHRQANNVNQGSMTNGYMGNMSFHSPGGASLPAGSANLKESSRHRRGHDQMSFAGAQNNSQGNNKRMNNKNDDDDDDGEVYQCTACGNHYASLRALRSHLRSHGVNQGAGPSSALTSVGDQEWRRRQEGSTASLSICSTCGQSFSRKQDLLNHQLVHGHARPDGSTQGLGGSSSNSNGKMDGRNHICVDCGMFFADRHHLITHLCPGKARSGALNKGMNGAKGMTGGAGTSGSGGPVNPQQMSGSVDRPHRCDQCGRSYRHPCSLLNHKKSHKTGVFRCLVCQKRYYNLLALKNHQRTHFDLKRHKCEECGKAFKIQKQLINHLRLHEEHRAKTGERDQRVQSMSHPNGAHYEGGPSQLQAMRMGEPKMQNPPMNTNYGQPQDFKKPYAGARAQQIDDGSGRRPFACDQCGRTYRHAGSLANHKNLHKIGEYHCNVCNSTYPNRLAMKNHLRMHFALKKFTCTECGRGFRNQRQLETHTSNQLCKDIPVPLPGTSIQTAPPPPEYECDGCSQVFHATTDLASHNCSAQLPSSSASLNSSNMSMDAGDLGSPEREERPFACDLCGCSYKHASSLLNHKNTHKIGNFNCSYCDKPYTNYMALRNHMRIHTQKKRHICTTCGKAFRLARFLRNHQRVHEEGHTRFGCPTCGKSFQGRSGLARHRCGDNQVGKEGMRKDTSSTREGEDYRFTCDQCGRSYRHASSLLNHKNTHTVGIYHCAVCLKTYSNLLALKNHRRIHSETRRHRCPECGKAFRVSSQLQNHRRIHQKEREIACTLCQRTFLSKASFRLHLEMQHGRTPKTSQQPGVSSSGSDLSWGSGLDLTLMQAQGLDPNGLRKLNHGPSGSSSSGLHHQLASQQRRSELGCKSHVCDQCGRGYRHASSLLNHKNSHKMGTYFCNSCQKEFSNLMALKNHRRIHTEPKRYQCPDCGKAFRVSTQLICHRRIHTKEKPFSCQHCDKRFSSRSNLRHHQKVHWNSSTPSSSLNVGTTNYLGMPSGPFL